A genome region from Sphingobium sp. CR2-8 includes the following:
- a CDS encoding PIG-L deacetylase family protein, producing MSGRAVARPIAGRPWRYRRWLLLAPHPDDETLGTGALIAQLGATDCLAGLVYLTDGSGSHPVRDDRAGRLIATRKREGTLALRRLLGGRGSAPLFLGWRDAHPEDVDSPAFARSRRRLAALCVRLRVDIIATTALQEPHCDHAAAARLACAVKSSCKRRLFVAEYPVWGAPPTARTHRALMTRPMLPGVRRHALAAHRSQLTAAHGEGFRLPKDKRRMTPHDILYVRRR from the coding sequence GTGAGCGGGCGCGCGGTTGCGCGCCCGATAGCGGGGCGGCCCTGGCGCTACCGACGCTGGTTGCTGCTGGCCCCGCATCCCGATGACGAGACATTGGGGACGGGCGCGTTGATCGCGCAATTGGGCGCGACCGATTGCCTGGCCGGTCTGGTCTATCTGACCGATGGGTCGGGATCGCACCCGGTGCGTGACGACAGGGCCGGTCGCCTGATCGCCACCCGCAAACGCGAGGGGACGCTGGCGCTGCGGCGGTTGCTGGGTGGCCGGGGATCGGCGCCGCTTTTCCTGGGATGGCGGGACGCGCATCCGGAAGATGTGGACAGCCCGGCGTTTGCGCGCAGTCGTCGCAGGCTGGCGGCGCTGTGCGTTCGGTTGCGGGTCGACATCATCGCGACGACGGCGTTGCAGGAGCCGCATTGCGATCATGCGGCCGCCGCCAGGCTGGCATGCGCGGTGAAATCGTCGTGCAAGCGCAGGCTCTTCGTTGCCGAATATCCGGTCTGGGGCGCGCCGCCGACGGCACGAACCCATCGTGCGCTGATGACCAGGCCGATGCTGCCGGGGGTGCGCCGCCACGCGCTGGCCGCCCATCGCAGTCAGTTGACGGCGGCCCATGGCGAAGGCTTCCGCCTGCCCAAGGACAAGCGCCGCATGACGCCGCATGATATCCTCTATGTCAGGAGACGATGA
- a CDS encoding SAM-dependent methyltransferase — MARHPTTMDAGYFETMFRETSDPWDLETSAYEQAKYEDSVQALSGRIYAHALEVGCAKGMLTARLAPQCEALLAIDVSETALQAARKRVATFDQVAFERMMFPKDTPSDRFDLVVLSEVAYYWDDADLARAADWLQAQLVSGGDLLLVHFTGETDYPQSGDDAVTKLWARLGERMTIVRADRRARYRLDLWRHTI, encoded by the coding sequence ATGGCCCGGCATCCGACCACGATGGACGCAGGATATTTCGAAACCATGTTTCGCGAGACGAGCGATCCCTGGGATCTGGAGACGAGCGCCTATGAGCAGGCCAAGTATGAGGACAGCGTCCAGGCGCTGTCCGGCCGGATCTATGCCCATGCGCTGGAAGTCGGGTGCGCGAAAGGCATGCTGACCGCCAGGCTAGCGCCGCAATGCGAGGCTTTATTGGCGATCGACGTGAGCGAAACCGCCCTGCAGGCGGCGCGGAAACGGGTGGCGACGTTCGATCAGGTCGCCTTCGAGCGCATGATGTTTCCCAAGGACACGCCCAGCGACCGGTTCGATCTGGTGGTCCTGTCCGAGGTCGCTTATTATTGGGACGACGCCGATCTGGCGCGGGCGGCCGATTGGTTGCAGGCGCAGCTAGTGTCGGGCGGCGACCTTCTGCTCGTCCACTTCACCGGCGAAACCGATTATCCGCAAAGCGGCGACGATGCCGTCACCAAGCTTTGGGCGCGGTTGGGCGAGCGGATGACGATCGTCCGGGCCGACAGACGGGCCCGCTATCGGCTCGACCTGTGGCGTCATACCATATGA
- a CDS encoding ATP-binding protein, which yields MSHSSDMDAEVRAAKQNALVDLADALRNLRDPADILFAAAQILGRALQVGRVGYAAIDHDEETLHVDCDWTAPGVETLAGVLSLRDYGSFVDGLKRGEFTVISDIRQDARTADPAAIRALEGKTTRAFVNAPVVEHGRLVAMFFVNAVTVRAWSDAELALIREFAERTRLAVSRARGEQALQRSQERYRTLFESIESGFCVVEVDLDGSDGRIDYRVIEANPAFYLQTGFPEAITGRWLREAAPDLEDQWYEAYGRVAATGEPARFEQGSRALGRWFDVNAFRVGDAVDRRVGILFNDISARRNAEERLRELNDTLEQQVTARSAERDQLWTLSQDMLARADFSGMMSAVSPAWTRTLGWSATELLSRGYATFMHPDDMAPTLDAIAQMAQTHQPARFENRIATQDGGWKHIEWTVAPEADGVNFIAVGRDLSQAKAREAELEIAQEALRQSQKMEAMGSLTGGVAHDFNNLLTPIVGSLDMLKRKGIGTEREQRLIDGAMQSAERAKTLVQRLLAFARRQPLQATAVDIGRLVDGMADLIASTTGPQIRVVVDAAADLPAATADANQLEMALLNLAVNARDAMPDGGTLRIAASGETAGSRHVGDLKPGDYIRLSVSDTGSGMDDDTRKRAVEPFFSTKGIGKGTGLGLSMVHGLALQLGGALTIHSRPGEGTDVALWLPVSAVRAEDVSAPVGEQSTHSGAGVALLVDDEEIVRISTANMLLDLGYEVVEADSAERALQLIGDGLAPQLLVTDHLMPYMTGTDLIRMLKPVQPTLKVLIVSGYAEAEGIEPDVPRLTKPFRRDELARMLAAIGSNSPDA from the coding sequence ATGAGTCATTCAAGCGATATGGATGCCGAGGTGCGCGCGGCAAAGCAAAACGCGCTTGTCGATCTTGCCGACGCCCTGCGCAATCTGCGCGATCCCGCAGACATTCTATTCGCCGCCGCGCAAATCCTGGGTCGCGCGCTCCAGGTTGGCCGGGTCGGCTACGCCGCCATCGACCATGATGAAGAGACGCTGCACGTCGATTGCGACTGGACGGCGCCGGGCGTCGAAACGTTGGCGGGCGTCCTGTCCCTGCGGGACTATGGATCGTTCGTCGACGGTCTGAAGCGAGGCGAATTCACCGTCATCAGCGATATTCGGCAGGATGCGCGCACCGCCGATCCGGCCGCCATCCGCGCGCTGGAGGGTAAAACCACCCGCGCCTTCGTCAACGCGCCGGTGGTCGAACATGGACGGCTCGTCGCCATGTTTTTCGTGAACGCCGTTACGGTGCGGGCGTGGAGCGACGCCGAGCTGGCGCTGATCCGCGAGTTTGCCGAGCGGACCCGGCTCGCCGTGTCGCGCGCGCGCGGGGAGCAGGCGCTGCAACGCAGCCAGGAACGCTACCGTACGCTGTTCGAATCGATCGAATCCGGTTTCTGCGTCGTCGAAGTCGATCTGGATGGATCGGACGGACGGATCGACTATCGGGTGATCGAGGCCAATCCGGCCTTCTATCTGCAGACCGGTTTTCCCGAGGCGATCACGGGGCGATGGTTGCGCGAAGCGGCGCCCGACCTGGAGGACCAGTGGTATGAGGCCTATGGCCGGGTCGCCGCGACCGGGGAGCCTGCTCGTTTCGAACAAGGATCGCGCGCGCTGGGCCGGTGGTTCGACGTCAATGCATTTCGTGTCGGGGATGCGGTCGACCGCCGTGTCGGCATATTGTTCAACGATATTTCCGCGCGGCGGAATGCCGAAGAACGCTTGCGCGAACTCAACGACACGCTGGAACAGCAGGTCACGGCCCGGTCGGCCGAGCGGGACCAGCTTTGGACCCTGTCCCAGGACATGCTCGCCCGCGCGGACTTCAGCGGCATGATGTCGGCCGTCAGTCCCGCTTGGACGCGGACATTGGGCTGGAGCGCCACGGAACTGCTCAGTCGCGGCTACGCCACCTTCATGCACCCCGACGATATGGCGCCGACGTTGGACGCCATCGCGCAGATGGCGCAGACGCATCAGCCCGCCCGCTTCGAAAACCGCATCGCGACGCAGGATGGCGGGTGGAAGCATATCGAATGGACCGTGGCGCCGGAGGCCGATGGCGTGAACTTCATCGCCGTGGGCCGCGATCTCAGCCAGGCGAAGGCCCGGGAAGCGGAACTGGAAATCGCGCAGGAAGCGCTGCGGCAGAGCCAGAAGATGGAAGCGATGGGCAGCCTGACGGGCGGCGTCGCGCATGATTTCAACAATCTGCTGACGCCCATCGTCGGCTCGCTCGACATGCTCAAGCGCAAGGGCATCGGCACCGAGCGCGAGCAGCGACTGATCGACGGCGCGATGCAGTCGGCGGAACGCGCCAAGACGCTGGTCCAGCGGCTGCTCGCCTTCGCCCGGCGGCAACCGTTGCAGGCCACGGCAGTGGACATCGGTCGCCTGGTCGATGGCATGGCGGACCTGATCGCCAGCACGACCGGTCCCCAGATTCGCGTGGTCGTCGATGCTGCCGCCGACCTGCCCGCAGCGACCGCAGACGCCAACCAGCTCGAAATGGCGCTCCTGAACCTGGCGGTCAACGCCCGCGACGCGATGCCCGATGGCGGGACGCTGCGCATCGCGGCGTCCGGCGAAACCGCCGGGTCGCGCCATGTCGGCGACCTCAAACCCGGGGACTATATCCGCCTGTCCGTCAGCGACACGGGCAGCGGCATGGACGACGACACGCGCAAGCGGGCGGTCGAACCCTTTTTCTCCACCAAGGGGATCGGCAAGGGGACCGGGCTTGGCCTGTCCATGGTCCATGGTCTGGCGTTGCAACTGGGTGGGGCGTTGACCATCCACAGTCGGCCAGGCGAGGGCACCGACGTCGCGCTGTGGCTGCCGGTGAGCGCGGTGCGGGCGGAGGATGTCAGCGCACCTGTCGGAGAGCAATCGACTCATAGCGGCGCCGGGGTCGCGCTGCTGGTCGATGACGAGGAAATCGTGCGTATCAGCACGGCCAACATGCTTCTCGACCTGGGTTATGAGGTGGTGGAGGCGGACTCGGCCGAACGGGCCTTGCAACTGATAGGGGACGGGTTGGCCCCGCAATTGCTGGTGACGGACCATCTGATGCCCTACATGACCGGGACCGACCTCATACGGATGCTCAAACCGGTTCAGCCGACGCTCAAGGTGCTGATCGTGTCGGGCTATGCCGAGGCGGAAGGGATCGAACCCGACGTACCACGCCTGACCAAACCATTCCGCCGGGATGAGCTGGCGCGCATGCTGGCGGCCATCGGTTCCAACAGTCCCGACGCCTGA
- a CDS encoding glycosyltransferase yields MRIGIIAHLKYPIAEPFAGGLEMHTHLLARSLRDRGHAVTVFASSRSAPEIGLEAICSETAISTVGTAEAPDIAFFKEHHAYLSLMSALRHRRFDIIHNNSLHYIPVTMADSLPMPMVTTLHTPPFCWLESGIRLCRARNNAFVAVSQALGRLWDHVIPTDAVIMNGIDLDRFSFHPTPDAQPYLVWYGRIVPEKGLHLAIAAARKVGLPLKIAGPILDEVYFREQIAPHLGAGASHVGHLAHATLAALVGGARAFLCTPLWDEPYGLVVAEALACGVPVAAFARGAIPEILDSSCGVLAVPDDVDSLAASVRSALSLDRAACRRRAERVCDARRMIDAYEALYRKLVAHGDTRLRLVGKAAADPMSAILPLGGAAIAGPVGDMPGHV; encoded by the coding sequence ATGCGGATCGGCATCATCGCCCACCTGAAATATCCGATCGCCGAACCCTTTGCGGGTGGGTTGGAGATGCATACGCATCTGCTCGCCCGGTCGCTGCGCGATCGCGGGCATGCGGTGACGGTCTTCGCCTCGTCGCGATCGGCACCCGAGATCGGCCTGGAAGCGATATGTTCCGAAACGGCGATCAGCACGGTTGGCACTGCCGAAGCGCCCGATATCGCTTTCTTCAAGGAACATCATGCCTATCTGAGTTTGATGAGCGCATTGCGGCATCGGCGCTTCGACATCATCCACAATAACAGTCTTCACTATATCCCGGTGACGATGGCGGACAGCCTACCGATGCCCATGGTGACGACGCTGCACACGCCACCCTTCTGCTGGCTGGAGAGCGGAATCCGCCTGTGCCGCGCGCGCAACAACGCGTTCGTTGCCGTGTCCCAGGCCCTGGGCAGGCTATGGGACCATGTCATACCGACAGACGCCGTCATCATGAACGGTATCGACCTCGACCGCTTCTCCTTCCATCCGACGCCCGATGCGCAGCCCTATCTGGTCTGGTATGGGCGTATCGTGCCCGAAAAGGGCCTGCATCTGGCGATCGCGGCGGCGCGCAAGGTCGGCCTGCCGCTCAAGATTGCCGGACCGATCCTGGACGAGGTCTATTTTCGCGAACAGATCGCTCCGCATCTGGGCGCGGGCGCGAGCCATGTCGGCCATCTGGCGCATGCGACGCTCGCCGCCCTGGTCGGCGGCGCGCGCGCTTTTCTCTGTACGCCCTTGTGGGATGAGCCCTATGGGCTGGTCGTGGCCGAAGCGTTGGCCTGTGGCGTACCGGTGGCCGCCTTTGCGCGTGGTGCGATCCCGGAGATACTGGACTCTTCGTGCGGGGTGCTCGCCGTTCCCGATGATGTGGATTCGCTGGCGGCGTCGGTGCGGTCGGCCCTCTCGCTCGATCGTGCGGCCTGCCGCAGGCGCGCGGAACGGGTGTGCGACGCCCGCCGCATGATCGATGCCTATGAAGCGCTCTATCGCAAACTGGTCGCCCATGGCGACACGAGGCTACGGCTGGTCGGCAAGGCGGCGGCCGATCCCATGTCCGCCATCCTCCCCCTTGGCGGCGCTGCGATCGCTGGACCCGTAGGGGATATGCCGGGCCATGTCTGA
- a CDS encoding catalase — MAKTPPKSSAPDGMITPADLSPADMGGETPRNATAIPADADISHAYAEPQGNGGETRQSAGGDVATLTTQHGIPVADDQNSLKQGARGPTLLEDSHFREKMFHFDHERIPERVVHARGYGAHGYFELTDSLADVTRADVFQRVGERTPAFVRFSTVAGSKGSPDLARDVRGFAVKLYTQEGNWDLVGNNIPVFFIQDAIKFPDLIHAAKPEPDRDFPQAQTAHDNFWDFISLTPESMHMIMWIMSDRTIPRSLRTIEGFGVHTFRFVDAAGKSTFVKFHWKPKQGLQSVVWNEAVKINGADPDFHRRDLWDAINAGDFPEWELGVQLFDDEFADGFDFDVLDATKIIPEELVPVRIVGRLVLDRVVDNFFAETEQVAFMTQNVPPGIDFSNDPLLQGRNFSYLDTQIKRLGSTNFTHLPINAPKCPMAHFQQDGHMAMRNPKGRVNYEPNSWGATQGGPREDPAKGFVSFAETADGPKQRVRSESFADHYSQARQFLISQTEIEQKHIGDALVFELSKVERPDIRSRTVSHLRNIDATLAETVADGLGMPLPDPAVAAREPIADLPPSDKLSIVKNGPPTFKGRKVGIMLSDGADAAIFKALLKAIDGEGAVYEVIAPKIAGVTLSDGTTVAARHKVDGGPSVLFDAVVILVSAEGAALLSLDAAAKDFATDAFAHCKYIGISADAEAIFVKAGIADDLDEACLPIAKPADAQAFIEACRSLRYWPREVAIDLDAQPES, encoded by the coding sequence ATGGCCAAAACGCCCCCGAAATCCAGCGCCCCCGATGGCATGATCACCCCCGCCGACCTTTCGCCCGCCGACATGGGTGGAGAAACGCCGCGCAACGCGACAGCGATCCCTGCCGATGCCGATATATCGCATGCTTATGCCGAACCGCAGGGCAATGGCGGGGAAACCCGTCAGAGCGCGGGCGGCGATGTCGCCACGCTGACGACGCAGCACGGCATTCCGGTGGCGGACGACCAGAACAGCCTGAAGCAGGGCGCGCGTGGTCCCACGCTGCTGGAAGATTCGCATTTCCGCGAGAAGATGTTCCATTTCGATCATGAGCGCATTCCCGAGCGCGTCGTCCATGCGCGCGGCTATGGCGCGCATGGCTATTTCGAATTGACCGACAGCCTGGCCGACGTCACCCGCGCCGACGTGTTCCAGCGCGTGGGCGAACGCACGCCCGCCTTCGTGCGCTTTTCGACCGTCGCCGGATCCAAGGGGTCGCCGGACCTCGCCCGCGACGTGCGTGGCTTTGCGGTCAAACTTTACACGCAGGAGGGGAATTGGGATCTGGTCGGCAATAATATCCCGGTCTTCTTCATCCAGGACGCGATCAAGTTCCCCGACCTGATCCACGCCGCCAAGCCCGAGCCGGATCGCGACTTCCCGCAGGCGCAGACAGCCCATGACAATTTCTGGGACTTCATCAGCCTGACGCCCGAAAGCATGCACATGATCATGTGGATCATGTCGGATCGCACCATTCCGCGCTCGCTTCGTACGATCGAGGGCTTTGGCGTCCATACCTTCCGCTTCGTGGATGCGGCAGGCAAGTCGACCTTCGTCAAGTTTCACTGGAAGCCCAAGCAGGGGCTGCAGTCGGTGGTCTGGAACGAGGCGGTCAAGATCAACGGCGCGGACCCCGATTTCCATCGCCGCGACCTGTGGGACGCGATCAACGCAGGCGATTTCCCGGAATGGGAACTGGGCGTCCAGCTGTTCGACGATGAATTCGCCGACGGTTTCGACTTCGATGTCCTCGACGCGACCAAGATCATTCCCGAAGAGCTGGTGCCGGTACGCATCGTCGGGCGGCTGGTCCTCGACCGCGTGGTCGACAATTTCTTCGCGGAAACCGAGCAGGTCGCGTTCATGACCCAGAATGTGCCGCCGGGCATCGATTTCTCGAACGATCCGCTGTTGCAGGGGCGTAATTTCTCCTACCTCGACACGCAGATCAAGCGGCTGGGCAGCACCAATTTCACCCATTTGCCGATCAATGCGCCCAAATGCCCGATGGCCCATTTCCAGCAGGACGGGCATATGGCCATGCGCAATCCCAAGGGCCGCGTGAATTACGAACCCAATAGCTGGGGGGCGACGCAGGGCGGGCCGCGCGAAGATCCGGCGAAGGGCTTCGTCAGCTTCGCCGAAACCGCCGATGGTCCCAAGCAACGGGTCCGGTCGGAAAGCTTCGCCGACCATTATAGTCAGGCGCGCCAGTTCCTGATCAGCCAGACGGAGATCGAGCAGAAGCATATCGGCGACGCGCTGGTGTTCGAACTGTCGAAGGTGGAGCGTCCCGACATCCGGTCGCGCACCGTGTCGCATCTGCGCAACATCGATGCGACGCTGGCGGAGACGGTCGCGGACGGCCTGGGCATGCCGCTGCCCGATCCGGCGGTCGCGGCGCGCGAACCCATTGCCGACCTGCCGCCTTCGGACAAGCTGAGCATCGTCAAGAACGGGCCGCCGACGTTCAAGGGGCGCAAGGTCGGCATCATGCTGAGCGATGGCGCGGACGCCGCGATCTTCAAGGCTTTGTTGAAGGCGATCGACGGCGAAGGCGCGGTCTATGAAGTCATCGCGCCCAAGATCGCGGGCGTGACGCTGTCGGACGGCACCACGGTCGCGGCCAGGCACAAGGTCGATGGCGGTCCATCGGTCCTGTTCGACGCGGTCGTCATCCTGGTGTCGGCGGAGGGCGCGGCGCTGCTGTCGCTCGACGCGGCGGCCAAGGATTTCGCGACCGATGCCTTTGCGCACTGCAAATATATCGGCATCAGCGCCGATGCCGAGGCGATCTTCGTCAAGGCGGGCATTGCCGACGATCTGGACGAGGCGTGTCTGCCTATCGCGAAGCCAGCCGATGCACAGGCCTTTATCGAGGCCTGCCGGTCGCTGCGCTACTGGCCGCGCGAGGTAGCCATCGACCTGGATGCCCAGCCAGAAAGCTGA
- a CDS encoding glycosyltransferase, producing the protein MSEPFQRAVGAEIAALPIVFCICVPARDEADRLPLLLDAIAGQDWPGTICVSVAVNNSTDDSLGAIAAARARHADRLDIRVSVADFPAELAHAGSARRLAMSEGMRCLPDLDSGVLVSTDADARPPAGWLRAIAAAFARGADLVGGKIVIDEEREPLPQAVARLRSAWDGYWAQVRAIEDRIDPVAWDPAPRHGDHTGASLAIRAKLYLACGGVPIMPTGEDLALVRAAVAMGGRLAHPADVHVRVSPRTEGRAEGGMAAAMRDMFQAAEDMRVPMAPAFHHWEARATWRRHMRARPDGDADIARQEPLLPPMVHDMPLEAWE; encoded by the coding sequence ATGTCTGAGCCTTTTCAGCGCGCCGTCGGGGCGGAGATCGCCGCCTTGCCGATCGTCTTTTGCATCTGTGTGCCGGCGCGCGACGAGGCCGACCGGTTGCCGCTCTTACTCGACGCCATTGCCGGGCAGGACTGGCCTGGGACGATCTGCGTCTCGGTCGCCGTGAACAATAGCACCGACGACAGCCTGGGCGCGATAGCGGCGGCGCGGGCGCGTCATGCGGATCGCCTGGACATCCGGGTGAGCGTGGCCGACTTTCCGGCCGAACTGGCGCATGCGGGATCGGCCCGCCGACTGGCGATGAGCGAGGGCATGCGCTGTCTGCCTGATCTGGATAGCGGCGTGCTGGTCAGCACCGATGCCGACGCCCGCCCGCCCGCCGGATGGCTGCGCGCGATCGCGGCGGCCTTTGCGCGGGGCGCCGATCTGGTTGGCGGCAAGATCGTCATCGACGAGGAGCGCGAGCCTTTGCCGCAAGCGGTCGCGCGGCTGCGCTCCGCATGGGACGGCTATTGGGCGCAGGTGCGCGCCATCGAAGATAGGATAGATCCGGTCGCTTGGGATCCCGCGCCCCGGCATGGCGACCATACGGGGGCGTCGCTGGCGATCAGGGCGAAGCTCTACCTTGCCTGTGGCGGCGTGCCGATCATGCCGACCGGCGAAGACCTGGCGCTGGTGCGGGCGGCGGTCGCGATGGGTGGCCGACTGGCGCATCCCGCCGATGTCCATGTGCGGGTGTCGCCGCGAACCGAGGGGCGGGCCGAAGGCGGCATGGCGGCGGCTATGCGCGACATGTTTCAGGCGGCGGAAGACATGCGCGTGCCGATGGCGCCAGCCTTCCACCATTGGGAGGCCCGGGCGACATGGCGCAGGCATATGCGCGCGCGTCCCGATGGGGATGCGGATATCGCGCGGCAGGAACCGCTGCTGCCACCCATGGTGCACGACATGCCGTTGGAGGCCTGGGAATGA
- a CDS encoding acyl-CoA dehydrogenase family protein, whose translation MTVADSQTRHAGSAENRARSIAGALAQLGARYDAAPVFPVESVKLLRDAGLLATFAPVEAGGDPFPDLQRAYACMMAVLRIVGRADLSVGRLYEGHVNALLLFAWFGTAAQHAILRQTLGQGALYGVWATEPPPGVHLLPAAKGWTLDGAKSFATGAGGLAHAIITAQPSEGSRRLVIAQADDPARADLSQWRVRGMRATGSGRYDLSGMAIAQDDLLGEAGDYDREPDFTTGAWRFTAVQLGGIEALLTETREAMTPPARADPLQRAKFADAVAATRTAYLWVRECALRAAARDIDGPAFARMTRGVVERAALDVMELASRIVGTRSAVDGERIDKIIRDLSLYLRQAGPDHAKDEAAIAWIDHDVWGDGDRLW comes from the coding sequence ATGACGGTCGCCGACAGTCAGACACGCCATGCCGGATCGGCGGAAAATCGGGCGCGGTCCATTGCCGGGGCCTTGGCGCAGCTTGGCGCGCGTTATGATGCTGCCCCGGTCTTTCCCGTCGAGAGCGTGAAGCTGCTGCGCGATGCCGGGTTGCTGGCGACTTTCGCGCCCGTGGAGGCGGGGGGCGATCCTTTTCCCGATCTTCAGCGCGCATATGCCTGCATGATGGCGGTCCTGCGCATCGTCGGGCGCGCTGACCTCAGCGTCGGGCGCCTCTATGAGGGGCATGTGAACGCCCTGCTGCTGTTCGCATGGTTCGGCACTGCGGCCCAGCATGCGATCCTGCGCCAGACGCTGGGTCAGGGCGCGCTCTATGGCGTCTGGGCGACCGAGCCGCCGCCGGGCGTTCATCTGCTCCCTGCGGCAAAGGGGTGGACGCTGGACGGCGCGAAATCCTTTGCGACCGGAGCGGGCGGATTGGCGCATGCGATCATCACCGCCCAGCCGTCAGAGGGATCGCGCCGACTGGTTATCGCACAGGCTGACGATCCCGCGCGGGCCGACCTGTCGCAATGGCGGGTCCGGGGCATGCGCGCGACGGGAAGCGGGCGTTATGATCTGAGCGGCATGGCCATCGCGCAGGACGATCTGCTGGGCGAAGCGGGCGATTATGATCGGGAGCCGGATTTCACCACGGGCGCCTGGCGGTTCACCGCAGTGCAGCTTGGCGGCATCGAGGCACTGTTGACCGAGACGCGGGAGGCCATGACACCGCCGGCGCGGGCCGATCCCCTGCAACGCGCGAAATTTGCAGATGCAGTCGCGGCGACGCGTACGGCCTATCTGTGGGTGCGCGAATGCGCCTTGCGGGCGGCGGCAAGGGATATCGATGGCCCGGCCTTCGCACGGATGACTCGTGGCGTCGTGGAGCGTGCGGCGCTCGACGTGATGGAACTGGCGAGCCGCATCGTGGGAACGCGCAGCGCCGTCGATGGAGAGCGAATCGACAAGATCATCCGCGACCTCAGCCTCTATCTTCGCCAGGCCGGTCCCGATCATGCCAAGGATGAGGCGGCGATCGCTTGGATCGACCATGATGTCTGGGGCGATGGAGACAGGCTTTGGTGA
- a CDS encoding response regulator transcription factor, whose protein sequence is MKVRHKVLVVDDEPHIRKLIHAALTRADYAIVEAENAREALEKLKAERPDISLLDLGLPDRDGLELVPLFKQHSDTTLIIVSARDATDQKVAALDLGADDYLTKPFDTDELLARVRVALRNRMTKGGGVTTVRAGDVEIDLLNRTVLKGGRETHLTPKEYAVLAQLAKFPGRVITHQQIMAHVWPNEHAHHVEYLRVLVRTLRQKLENDPQRPRIIGNELGIGYRLRFNVEGETEEFAPDSD, encoded by the coding sequence ATGAAAGTGCGTCACAAGGTGCTGGTCGTGGATGACGAGCCGCATATCCGCAAGCTCATCCACGCCGCGCTGACCCGTGCCGACTATGCCATTGTCGAGGCGGAGAATGCGCGCGAGGCGCTAGAAAAGCTGAAAGCCGAGCGGCCCGACATCAGCCTGCTCGACCTGGGCCTGCCCGATCGCGACGGGCTGGAACTGGTGCCGTTGTTCAAGCAGCATAGCGACACGACGCTGATCATCGTGTCTGCGCGCGACGCGACCGACCAGAAGGTCGCCGCGCTGGACCTGGGCGCGGACGATTATCTGACCAAGCCGTTCGACACCGACGAACTGCTGGCGCGGGTCCGCGTCGCGCTGCGCAACCGGATGACGAAGGGTGGCGGCGTGACGACCGTGCGCGCTGGCGACGTGGAGATCGACCTTCTCAACCGGACGGTGCTCAAGGGGGGCAGGGAGACGCATCTGACGCCCAAGGAATATGCGGTGCTAGCGCAGCTCGCCAAATTTCCCGGCCGGGTCATCACCCATCAGCAGATCATGGCGCATGTCTGGCCCAATGAGCATGCGCATCATGTCGAATATCTGCGGGTGTTGGTGAGGACGCTCCGGCAAAAGCTGGAAAATGATCCCCAGCGGCCCCGAATCATCGGCAACGAACTGGGCATCGGCTATAGATTGCGTTTCAATGTGGAAGGCGAGACCGAAGAATTTGCGCCTGATAGTGATTGA
- a CDS encoding glycosyltransferase family 2 protein codes for MSISVLTIVKNRAGHLAQLVEGLRRSAVLPDELIIVDMGSDSPVAAPDCAFPVHVIRLGGEGLPLAAARNAAARAAVGDHLLFLDVDCIPMRDLVGAMRDQLDREDHLFCAEAFYLGPTDARGAWDEELLKRSAMPHPVRAFPATGVREEANAGLFWSLIFGIRRVRFIALGGFDEAFTGYGAEDTDFGFRAQRAGLPLMFIGGPGAFHQYHDVLDPPLQHFGDIVHNARRFHKRWQFWPMEGWLRAFADMGFIRWSDQAIVVLRRPDEADLTRARRASAA; via the coding sequence ATGAGCATCAGCGTCCTGACGATCGTCAAGAACCGGGCGGGGCATCTGGCCCAGCTTGTCGAAGGTTTGCGGCGCAGCGCCGTGCTGCCCGACGAGCTGATCATCGTGGACATGGGCAGCGATTCCCCGGTGGCTGCGCCCGATTGCGCCTTCCCGGTGCATGTCATCCGGCTGGGCGGCGAGGGCCTGCCCCTGGCTGCCGCCCGCAACGCCGCCGCGCGCGCGGCTGTCGGCGATCATCTGTTGTTCCTGGACGTGGATTGCATTCCGATGCGCGACCTGGTGGGGGCCATGCGCGACCAGCTGGATCGGGAGGATCATCTGTTCTGCGCCGAAGCCTTTTATCTGGGGCCGACGGATGCGCGGGGCGCGTGGGACGAAGAGCTGCTCAAGCGTTCGGCCATGCCTCATCCGGTGCGGGCATTCCCCGCCACGGGGGTGCGGGAAGAGGCCAATGCCGGTCTGTTCTGGTCCTTGATATTCGGTATCCGCCGCGTGCGGTTCATCGCGCTGGGCGGATTTGACGAGGCGTTCACCGGCTATGGCGCGGAGGACACCGATTTCGGGTTCAGGGCGCAGCGCGCTGGCCTTCCCCTGATGTTCATCGGCGGGCCGGGCGCTTTCCATCAATATCATGACGTGCTCGATCCACCGCTCCAGCATTTTGGGGATATCGTGCACAATGCGCGGCGCTTCCACAAACGCTGGCAATTCTGGCCGATGGAGGGCTGGCTGCGGGCCTTTGCCGACATGGGCTTCATCCGATGGTCCGATCAGGCGATCGTGGTGCTTCGCCGTCCCGATGAAGCCGACCTGACACGGGCGCGCCGAGCGTCCGCCGCCTAG